Genomic segment of Mycolicibacterium sarraceniae:
GGCCCAGTCGGTGATCGCGTGGTTGCGGGCGACCTGAGCGGCTCGATACCTGGCGATGAACTCGGGGGAGAACGGCGGCCCGTTGTGCTCGTCGAACAGATCGAGGTCGGGATCGCTGGTCACCGGGTCGTTTTCGTCGATCACGGCGGCGTCCATCCAGGCGGTCAACACCTCGGGGCGGCCGGGATGGGCGGCGCTGGCGATGTACCCGTCGGCCGGTGGCAGCTCGGTCAGTCCGGCCGCGGGGCGCATCCCTTCCAGTGGTGTGACATTGGGGTCGACGGCCTGCGACTGGTAGGCGGCCATCAATGACCCCCCACCTGAATTGCCGAGCAATACAACCGTTTCCACGCCCTGGACTTCGCGCAGCCAGCGCACTCCGACGCCGATGTCGACCAGGGCGTGATCAAGCACGAAACTGCTCTCGAATCCCCGGAAGCGGGTGTTCCAGCCGAGGAAGCCGACACCGCGGGTGGCCAGGTAGTCGGCGAGGTAATGCTCGGAGAAGTCGATTTGGTAGTGGGTGGCGATGACGGCGACCTTGGGCTTGCGGCCCACCCCGCGGTGATACAGACCCTGGCAGGGATGTCCGCCGGCGCCGGCCCGCCGGGCGGTGGGCGATGCCATCCCGATGAACTCACGAACGACTCCGGGGGTGGGCATATCGGCATCCTCCTCGGGCGTAGATGGCTGAAGAGACGATATTCGCCGGCGTCGCTGTGCACGCCTGAATGCGGTGTTAGGTTCGGGTGCGAGAGTCGACCAGTATCTGTGGGGGCACGTCATGATCAAGCCGCGCAACACCAACCCCGAATTCGAGCTCGGCGGTATCAACCACATCGCGCTGGTGTGCTCGGACATGGAGCGCACAAAAGACTTCTACTCGAATGTGCTGGGTATGCCGCTGGTCAAGGCTCTGGACCTGCCCGACGGCCTTGGACAGCACTTCTTTTTCGATGCCGGCAACGGCGATTGCGTGGCGTTCTTCTGGTTCGCCGAGGCGCCCGACGGCACCGCAGGCAGCACCATCCCCGCCGCACTGCCCGGCCTGGGGTCGATCGTCAGCGCGGTCGGATCGATGAACCACCTGGCCTTCCACGTCCCGGAGGAGAAGTTCGACGAGTACCGTCGCCGGCTGAAAGAGAAGGGTGTGCGGGTCGGCCCGGTGCTCAATCACGACGACAGCCCGCAGGGCGCGACCCGCGAGCTCCATCCGGGGGTGTACGTCCGGTCGTTCTATTTCAACGACCCCGACGGAATCGTCCTCGAGTTTGCTTGCTGGACAAGAGAATTCACCAACAACGAGGTGACCACCGCGCCCAAGACCGCCGCGGACCGCAGGTTGCCGATAGCCGCGAACTAGTCGCGGAACAGCCGCGGATCACCGAGTTCATCGAGGATTGCGGTGAGCTGATCGGCGAGCTCGTTCGGGGTCAAGGTGATGGCGCCGCCCAGCCAGGCGCTGATGGTCTGGCCGACCCCGCCGACGACGAAGTGCGCCAACGCCTTGATCCGGTCGTTGGCCGGCCGATGCAGCATCGCCTCGACGTGCTGGCCCGAGAGCAGGGCGAACAGCGCACCGGATTCCTGGCGCTTGCGGACCACCGTCGCGTTGGACAGCTGCGAGCTGAACATCAGCCGCCCCACTCGCGGGTCGAGCTCGATGGTCCGCACGATATTGGCCATGGCCGCCTGGTTCTGCCCGTCGATCGGGGCGGTGGCGACGGCTGCCTGAGTGGTGGCCGCGAGCTCGGCAACCACCCAGTCGAACACCGCCGCCACGAACTCGTCCTTATCGGTGAAGCTCTCGTAGAAGTAGCGGGTGGCCACCCCGGCTTCCCGGCAAATGCCACGAACGGTGAGTTCAGCCGGGTCGACCTCGCTGCCCAGCAGTTCTAGCCCGGCCTGCAGGAGCCGGGCTCGGCGCCGAGCCAGCCGATCGGCGGCGTCAACGCCGCCGTACGAGCGTGCCTGCGTCATTAGGCAATCTTGACATTGCTGCCGCCAGGGCGGCAATATTCGGAAACATCCGTTTCCTGATGTGATACCGATAGGTGGCGCACTGTGGCGATCCACGAACCCGTCGTCAGCCACGTCGATCGCGGCGTGAGCTCTCCGCCCTTGCCGTCCCGCCGTCGCAAACTGGGGCCCGGATTCGACGACGGTCTGATGGGTGTGGCGCTGCTGGCCGGCCCTGCGAACGTCATCATGGAGCTGGCCCGACCCGGTGTCGGCTACGGCGTCATGGAGAGCCGGGTCGAAAGTGGGCGGGCCGACCGGCACCCGGTCAAACGGGCGCGGACGACGTTCACCTACCTCGCGGTGGCCACCCGCGGCAGCGAGGAGCAGAAGAAGGCGTATCGGCGTGCGGTCAACAAATCGCACGCCCAGGTGTACTCCACCCCGGACAGTCCGGTGCAGTACAACGCATTCGACAAGGACTTGCAGCTCTGGGTGGCGGCGTGCCTGTACAAGGGCGGGATCGATATCGCCCGGGTCTTCATCGGCGAAGCCGACGACGAGACCGCCGACCGGAAGTACCAGGAAGCCATGGCGCTGGCGACCACCCTGCAGGTGCCCGCCGAGATGTGGCCGGCGGACCGGGCCGCGTTCGACAAGTACTGGCAGGAGTCGCTGGACCAGGTCCACATCGACGACACGATCCGCGAATACCTGTACCCGTTCGCAGTATCGCGGGTCCGCGGGGTCCGGCTGCCGGGACAACAGGCCATCGAACGATTCAACCTGCTCATCACCACCGGATTCCTACCGCAGCGATTCCGTGATGAGATGCAGCTTGAGTGGAATGCGGACAAGCAGCGCGCATTTGACCGGTTGATGGCGGCCATCCGATTCGTCAACAACCTCACCCCGCGATTCCTTCGTGAGTTCCCGTTCAATCTGTTGTTGTGGGACGTGGATCGGCGAATCCGCAACGGCCAGCCGCTGGTGTGAGTCTTGTCAGAATCCGCGCGTACCCTCGCGGACGTGCGATCTGACAATGACACCTGGGATATCACCACCAGCGTCGGCTCTACGGCATTGTTCGTCGCGGCCGCTCGTGCACTGGAAGCGCAGAAACCCGACCCGCTGGCCCTCGACCCGTTCGCCGAGGTGTTTTGCCGTGCCGTCGGAGGTCCGTGGGCTGCGGTCCTGGACGGCCAGGCGCCCGATCATCCACTGAAATCCCCGGAATTCGGCCAGCACTTCGTCACATTCCAAGCCGCCCGGACCCGCTACTTCGATGCCTACTTCCAGCGAGTCGCGCAGGCTGGCGTGCGCCAGATCGTTCTGCTCGCCGCAGGCTTGGACTCCCGCGCCTACCGGCTCGACTGGGCGTCCGGCACCACGATCTACGAGCTCGATCAGCCGCAGGTGCTGGACTTCAAGCGCGAGGCCGTTGGCGCCACCGCTACGGCCGAGCGCCGCGAGGTTGCCATCGATCTACGGGAAGACTGGCCACAAGCTTTACGGGACAGCGGTTTTCAGCCCGATCAGCCCTCCGCATGGATCGCAGAAGGGTTGCTGATCTACCTACCCGCCAGCGCGCAGGAGCAGCTGTTCACCGGTATCGACGCGCTGGCCAGTTCAGGTAGTTACCTCGCCGTCGAAGAGGGTCGGCCGATGGATCGTGAAGTCTTTCAAGCGAAGGTCTACCAAGCCAAGGACATTGACGATGAGCGGAGCCAGTGGTGGCAGCTGGTGTACAACGAACAAGTGGCGCCCGCCGCGCAGTGGTTCGGCGAACGGAGGTGGACGGCGCAGGACACGACGCTGCTGGATTACCTGAAGACCGTGGGCCGTTCGGTCGATTCGGCGGACACTGAGGCGGCCAACATGCTGGCGAGTATCACGCTGGTGAGCGCAACCAAGAGCTAGTCCCACATGAACGGCCGCAGGAACCGATTGATGCGGCGCAGTTACTCCGGGCGATGTGCCGGGCCAATGGGTTCGCGGGTCGGGCCGACACGATGGGAAGCACGGTCGGCGGCATCGATGCCCCGACAAGCGTGGCGATCGCTGTGCGCAAACCGATATCGGCGATTGCCGACGAGTCCACGATGAGCCGCTGACGTGCGGTCAGGTCAGCGCGGTCGGGGCCCTCGTAACCGGCGTCGGCACCCGCAACATCGGGTACCGGGATGGGCATGTCGACGTTCGACGTCATGGTCGCGACCCTTCCGGGGCGTGTGCTCCGGAGGATGTTAACTGGACGGGCGTGTCACAGGAGGCGGTAGACCGTCGCGCCGCCGACCTTCATCGGTGGGTAATGCTGCTCTACCCAGTCGGCTATCTCCCCACCGTTGCGGTCGTGGCTGCGCATCCGGCCGCTCTCGATGTAGTAGGTGATCGTGCCGGCATGCACTGCATCTTCGAACTGCGCCAAAGTCGGTACCGGATCGTTGCTCCATCCGCCGATGGCCATGACCGCCGTGCCGGACGCGATCTCCAGCGAGGCCGCGGCCTGTGAGCCTGAGGTGGCCGCTGACCACTGGGTTCGGGTGGTGCTGAGAAGTGTGGCCAGCTGCGGGTCGACGTTGCCGGAGCCGGCGCCCATCGTCATCGTCTTGGCGAAGCGGGACCCGACTGTCGGCCACACGTCCGCTGTGTGGGCCGCATTCGGGATCGTTCCGGTGTGCGGGGTGGCGGACGTTGCGACCGAAAACATCGTGGTACCAGCCAGGCTCGCCACGAGTGAGATCGCCAGCGCGGCCGGCGTCAGTCGCGGCCATTTCGCCAGCGCGGCGATCAGCAGCACCACCGCCGTCACTGCAGCTGCCCCGATGAGCCACGGCATCCACGCCGGACCCAGTCCGGCACGCCGCAGTAAGACGATCGCCCACCCGGCGGCGGCCAGCACCATCGTCATTGCTGCCCACCTGCTCTTGACCGCCGCCAAGCCGATCAGCGCGCCCACGGCCGGTGCCAGGGCGATGGTGTAGTACGGGTGGACCATGCCGGTCATATAGCTGAACACCACCGTGCAGACGACGAACCACACCGTCCACGTGGTGAAGCCGGCCGCTTCCAACCGGCTGAGCCTACGGCGGACAGCGAGATGGGCGGCGGCGGCGATCGCGATCGTGACCGCGGGCACCAGCCAGGAAGCTTCGTAACCCATTTCCGCGGACAGGATTCGCAACACTCCGGCATGGGTGCTCCAGCCGCTGGGACGTCCGTGCGACTCCAGGTTGCCGCCGCCGATGATGCGGTCGACACCGTTGTAGCCCAGCGCAAGATTGAGGACGTTGTTGTTCTGCGAACCACCGATGTACGGACGCGAGCTCGCCGGCCACAGCTGGACGATGGCCACCCACCAGCCACCGGAAATCACCAGTGCGACAGCGGCTCCCAGCAGATGCAGAATGCGGCGCCACCAATTCGTGGGCGCGAAAAGCAGATACGCCAGGCTGAACGCGGGCAGCACCATCAACCCGGCCAGCATCTTGGTTAGAAACGCCAAACCCAATGCGGCGCCGACCATTACCAGCCATCGCCACGACGCGGTGGGTATCGCGCGCATCAGAAAGTAGGACGCCACGACCATCAGCAGCACCAGCAGCGCGTCAGGGTTGTTGTACCGGAACATCAACGTGGCCGCGGGTGTCAGGGCCAGGACGGCACCGGCGATCAGCCCTGCGATCGCCCCGCGCGTGGGGTCGGTGATGGTGCGGCGGACCGTCGCGTACAGCACGGCGACTGTGGCGACGCCCATCAGCGCCTGCGGCACCAACACCGCCCAGCTGTTCATCCCAAACAGGCGCACCGATAGTCCGGTCACCCATAGTGCGCCGGGTGGCTTGTCGACGGTGATGAAGTTATTGGGGTCCAGTGAGCCGAAGAACCAGGCGCCCCAGTCCTTGGCCCCGGATTGGGCGGCCGCGGCGTAGAACGAGTTGCCGTAGCCGTTGATCGACAGATTCCACAGATAAAGGGCGGCCGTGGCGGCCAACAAGCAGATCAAGGCGACGGCCGGCCACCGCGCAGCCGTCGGCGGGTGGTCGACTGGCCCGGGCGCCCCAGGTGCGTCGACGAGCTCGGCGGTGGCGGTCACCGCATTACGGTGCCCGATGGTGCTGCCGGGCGCTCGCCGGCGGAGCTGGGAACTCGCTGTGGATTTCATGATTGATGTGGATGTGGTGGAGTGGCCAGATGTGGAATCCGCAGACGTATCTCGCGTTCGCCGATCAGCGGGGACGCCCTTTTTTCGATCTGCTGGCCCGCGTCGGGGCGCAATCGCCACGGCGGGTGACGGACCTGGGCTGCGGGCCGGGCAATCTCACCGAGCAGCTTGCACAGCGCTGGCCGGATGCCGTGCTGCAGGCCGTCGACAGCTCACCGGAGATGGTGGCTGCTGCCCGGGACCGGGGTATCCACGCCGAACTGGGTGATATCGCGGCCTGGACGCCGCCGCCGGGAACCGACGTCGTGTTCAGTAATGCAGCGTTGCAGTGGATCCCGGGGCAGGCCGAGTTGATGGTGCGCTGGGCCGGCCTGCTGGATCCCGGTGCCTGGATCGCGGTTCAGGTGCCGGGGAACTTCGATGCGCCCTCGCACGCGGCGATCCGTTGGATGGCCGAGCAGGAGCCGTGGTCACAGACACTGGGTGACTTCAGGTTCCGGAATGCGAACATCGTCGAGACGCCCATGCGCTATGCCGAGTTGCTCACCGGTGCAGGCTGCGCCGTCGACGCCTGGGAAACCACCTATCTCCACGAACTCAACGGCCCGGATCCGGTGCTGAACTGGATCACCGGGACCGCGCTCACTCCGGTGCGCGATCAGCTGAGCGACGAGCAATGGCAGCAGTTCCGCGCGGACCTGATCCCGCTGCTGGACGAGGCGTACCCGATGCGGGCCGACGGCCGCACCTACTTCCCGTTCCGCCGGATCTTCGTCGTCGCTCAGGTGCGCGGCTGACATTTCTCGTCGGGTACCCCGAGCACCTGCTTGACCAGGTCGGCGGACTCCGGCGGCTCGTAGGGGCCGTCGATACCGGTCAACCCCGTGAGCTCACCGGCGGGGGCCCGCTGGTAGAGGCCTTTGGGGTCGCGCGTCGACTTGCCCGAGGCCGCAAGGCCGGTGAACCAGATCGTCGCGCCACGTTGTTGCGTTGCCGTCCAGCGATATTCACGATCGAGTGACGACGGGTGCCATTTGAAGTCGTTGCGGGTCTGCTTACCCGGCTTGACCTCGCGGGCCTCCAGGATGGTCCCGGTGCCGACGCTGTTCGGCGGTGGGCCGCGACACCCACTGGATCGGCGGCCGAAGTCAGTTCGCCTCGGCCAGGATGTGACTGCGGTTCTCGGTCGAAAAGAACCGGTAGGCATTCTGCTTCCAGCAACCGCAATTCGTCGACGTGGGTGGTATCCGCGGTGCCGGCATTCCCCGTCAGGTGGGCAGCCCCTCTCTTTCCGCGTCGGCGCGGTAGCGGTCGACCCATTCATCGGAGCGTTGATCAGCCTGGCGTTCCAGGACAGGGGCGGGTGCCAGCCTCGGATCCTCGCCAATGGCCAGAAGAATCTGTGCGACAACGTCAGTCAGGTTGCGCCACAACACCGGATAGGGCACGTCGATGTACTGGACGTCTTCCTCGACGAACCAGTTGCGCCAACCTTCTTCCTGGTCCCGCAGCATCTGCACCACATGGGCGATCGCACCGGCGTGATACTCGACGCGCGCGTCGCGCACCGGGTCGGGCCGGCCACGCCAGACCCTGGTCTGGACGGCGCGCCAGAAGGAGACCGCCTGCGAGATGACGTCGGGGCGGTAGACATGAATCAGCACGGGGTCGCTGCCCACGACGTCACGGATGGCGGACAGCAGGCCCGGTCCGGACCGGTCGGGTAGGTCCTTGGCCCGGCTGAGCAGCAGAGGCGTCTGGTTCCACATGAGCTTGCCGCCCCAGATGCCGTTGGGGGTTCGGCCGACGGTGCGAATGTAGTCCCGCCAGATCTCGGCCGGTGCCAGGTCAGGCTTGCCTTCGATGATCGGGTCGAGTAGCCGCAGGATCGACTCGTCATCGGTGTCGGCAAACCATTCCCTGGGTTGCGGCGACATGCTGGTGTTGGGCAGATACTGAAAGAACTCCTGGGGCTCGCCGGCCACCCCGGTGGCCCGCAATGACTCGACCAACAACGTGCTGCCGCTGCGTTGAGAAGCGAGTACGAGGTAGGCGGTCGGCTGAGCGGGCATGTGCTGAGCCTAGTGGCATTCCAAGAGTGACGCCGACGTCAGAATTTAAACTCCCACTGACGAAAACTATTGTTGGGAAACAACTTCATCGTCGAAACCCCGTTCGGTCGCGATGGCTGACCGGCTGGTCAGCGTGTATCCGTTGATCGTGAAATAGGTCTCGGTGTAGCGGGCTGCGATCCGCGTTCCGACGAACTCGGAGGGGATGACATCACCGGTTTTGTGTCGCCACTCGTCGAGTCGGACCGCGAGGTCTTCGGCGATTTTCTCGGCTTCTCCCGTCGAGTCTGCGATCAGCAGATTGGTCGACTCGGCGGGGTCGGCTTCCAGGTCATACAGCTCGCGCGGTGGGCGGGGCCCGTTGACGAACGCCTCGACTGCCTGGCCGGACGGGCTCTCCTCGATGTCCAGCGGTAAGTCCAGGAGTGGGCGTTGCGCGTAGTTCTCGATGTAGCTGTACTTCTTGGTCCGGATCGCCCGGATCGGATCGAAGGAGTCGTGATAGGTCTTCTCGGTGTAGACGTGGTCGCGCACTTCGACGGGATTGTCCTGCCGGGCAAGCAGATTGCGCGCGTGTGACAGGCCCTCAATGTCATCGCCCGGGGTGATGCCGACCAATTCCAGCAGAGTAGGCAGCAAGTCCACACCGCTGAACAACTCGTCGTAGACGAGCGGGCTGCTGCCCAGGTGCCGCGGCGGGCGGATGATCGTGGCGATACCGGTGCCGGCGTCATAGAGGGTGGACTTCGCGCGGGGGAAGGCCGGGCCGTGGTCGGTGAGGAACACCACCCACGTGTCGTTGTCGAGCCCGGTATCGGCCAGGGTGTCCAGTAAGCGGCCCACGGCAGCGTCGGCGACGGCGATCGAGCCGTAGAACTCGGCCAGGTCCCCACGGACTTCCGGGGTATCCGGCAGGAAGTCGGGCACGTCCACATTCGTGGTGTCGGCGGGTTCGTAGCGGTCGCGGGGATAGGGGCGGTGGGTTTCGAAGAAACCGGCGGTCAGCAAGAACGGAGTGCGTGGGTCGATCTGCGCGCTCTCGGTCAGCCACTCCTGAGCCCGTTGCACGACGTATTCGCAGTACGAATTGGAGACGTTGAACTCGTCGTATCCCAACCGAACTGGGAAGGAAGTTTCGTGCTGCATCCCGAAAAGTGCTGAATACCAACCATTGTCGTGCAGGATGTGCGGCAGCGTGCGGACGCCGGCGCGGTACTCGAAGCCGTGGTGGGCCAGACCGATCAGACCGTTGCTGTGCGGATAGCGGCCGGTGAACAGCGACCCGCGAGACGGCGAGCACAACGGAGCGGTGGCGTGCGAGCGGGTGAAGATGATGCCCTCGGCGGCGAGCTGGTCCAAGCGTGGGCTTGACACACCCGGATAGCCGTAGGCGCCCAGGCATCGGCCCAGGTCATGCCAGTGGACGATCAGCAGGTTGTCGCGCTGCGGCTGGCTCACTCGGAATGCCTCCGTTCGGTTCGTGGGGTCTAGCTTGCCCCGCCGAGTGACCGTGGCTTCATCCGGCACACCGCGCAAGTGTTATCGACAGTCGGAATCGATCGGCCGACCGGTACCTATTACGGATGGTGAGGCACTCCAACGGCGCGATAGACCTACCCGGGCAGGACATCGAACGCCAGCGCTTGGGTGGGTAGCCGGGTCGGCACGTCCTCGGGAATATCCACTTTGTATGTGAGCGATAGCTGTCCGTGTTCACCTGCGGGTCGACGGTGGCGACATCGGCGTCCAAACGTATTCCGCTAGTAGAGATTGCGGCATTGACGCGGCGCTACGACGTCAACTGAGGTTCCCCAGAAAAAGTGGACACGGTTAGCTTGATTGCTGACGTGGCTGTGAGGCGATCTCGAAGTCGATGGGTGAGATCATCCCTAACGAACTGTGTCGCCTTTCATGGTTGTAGAATCTGATGTAATTGTCAAGTCCTGCAGTAAGATTCGCGTACGTGGTGAACGCGTGGCGTTTGTAATACTCATGTTTGACCGTCGACCATAGCGATTCGGCTCCGGCGTTGTCCCAGCAGATCCCGGTCGCTCCCATAGAGCGCAGTAAGCCATGCTCAGAACAAACCTGGGCCATGTCGTGGCTGGTGAATTGACCGCCTCGATCGGCATGCAGGATGGTGCCGGCGACGTTGCCGGCGCGGATGAACACCGCAGCATCGACGGCGGCTTCGACCAGCTCAGTGCGCATGTGGTCGGCCAGCGACCAACCCAACACCCGCCGCGAGTGTTCATCGCGAATCGCACACAGGAAGGCATCCCCTTCACCGCAGGTCAAGTACGTGATATCAGAGGTCCACACCGCATCGATACGCCCTTGGTCAAAGACCCGGCCGACCCGGTCCGGCGGGAACGATGCGGTCGGATCGACAACGGTGGTCTTGACCTTGAACGTGCGCGGGCTGATGCCTTCGACGCCCATCTCGGCCATCACCTTGGCGACGGTGTTCTCCGAGACGGTGACGCCTTCGGCATGCAGATCGGCAGTGATCCGCGGCGACCCGTACGTGCGGCGTGAGGCCTTCCAATGGGACAGGATCTTCACCTCCAGATCCCGGCGCCACTGCTGGTGCGCAGACAGCTCGACCCGGCATTGCCGTGCCGCCCACGCGTAGAAACCGGACCGCGAAACACCCAGCAGCTCGGTGAGTTTCGAGATGTCGTGGTCGGCGCACTCCGCGGCGATGAGCTCGAAACGACTCACCGGTGTTGCTGTGCCGCAAAGTACGCCGATACTTTTTTCAGGAACGCAATATCACGGTCCTTTTCGGCAAGCTCAGCACGTAACCGCACCAACTCCGCGTGCTCGACCGCCGACCGGTCCCCGTCCGGCGGTAGCTCGCGCGCGTCGAGAGCGGCACCGGCCCGAACCCGTTCAGCTACAACCCATTTACGTAACAGATTCTCATGAACGTTCAACTCCCGGGCAACCTCAGTGACCGATCGGCCACCATCAATCACCCGCCGAGCAGCCTCCACTTTGAACTCCGGTGTAAACGACCGACGAGTTCGAGACATCCCGACATCCTTCCAGCAGGACCCTCGGCCCCGCTATCTCAGGTGTCCACTCAAACTGGGGAAGCTCAAACACCACGGAGCCGACGTAGCTCGCGAAACTGCCGTTGGCACGCAGACCTGGGATCTTGCCGCTGAACCGACGGCTGACCGGGACGTATCGGCGAGGTAGACCATGCCTTCACTGTCGAACTGCTCGCGCATCTTGCGAGGAAGCTTGCCGATTCCAAACAATCGGCGCAGGAATATGGCCACGGGCAACGTGGTGCCAGATCTCGTGGTAGTTAAGGAGGGTATGTCATCGAGAAAAGCATGGTTGATCGCGTCGGTTGTCGTCGCGGTACTCGCTTACGCCGCGATGTGGGTCGGCTATACCCAGAACTGGGCGTGGCTGGATAGCGTCGACACCCAGTTGCTGCAGACGTTCCACAGTATTGGCGCCACGAGGCCCGGGTGGGTGGCGTTCTGGGATGTGTTCTGTGTCGTGTTCGGGCCGAACGGGTTTCGGGTGATCGCGCTGGTTCTGGTGATCCTGGCATTGGTCCGCCGCAACGTGGCGACGGCGGTGTTCCTGGTGGTCAGCATCGGGTTGATGGGGGTGGTGACCGAGAGCGCCAAGTTTGTCGCGGGCCGGCCGCGACCGGCGATGGCGCTGGTCTACGGCGGGTCGACGTCGTTTCCGTCCGGGCACGCGCTGGGCGTGATGGTGGGCGTGCTGGCCCTGCTCACGGTGCTGTGGCCCAGTGTGACGCACCGATGGCGCACGGTACTGGCGGTGCTCGGGGGTGTGCTGGTGGTGCTGGTCGGCTCGGCGCGGGTGGTGCTCAACGTGCATTACCCGTCCGACGTGGTGGCGGGATGGGCGCTGGGCTACCTCTCCTACCTGCTGTGCGTGCGGCTGGTACCGCCGCGCGGGATTACGGCAGCGGTCGAAAGACCGGCAGTGCCCGATAGCGCGCACTGAAACTGGCGTGGACGTAGCTGTCGCCGACCTCGCCGTCGCGCGCCAGCGATGTCGGACCGTCGACCGCTTCGAACGAGAATTCCGGCACCTGCATCTCGTGATAGAGCGGGCTGCGTTCCAAGCGGCCCAGCACGATCGCGGTGAGGATGCGCAGCCGGCTAAACCGCCGGCCGGTTTCCAGGATGCGGATATCGATCAGCCCGTCGTCCATGCGGGTGCGTCGTGACGGCGCGAAACCCGATGGGAGATAGACCGAATTGCCCAAGAAGAACAACGACGTCTCGAGAGTCTTGTTGTCGTAGCGGATCCGCACCGGTTTCTCGCGGCGCAGAGTGTGCAGCATCGCGTACAAGCCGGCCATCGGCTTGCCGATCTTGTGCTCAAGCTTCTCGCGGGTCCGGACGAAGGCCGGGTAGGCGCCGATGCTGGCGGTGTTGATCACCAGCTGGTCTTCGTTGAGGCAGACCAGATCTACGTACGACGCGCTGCCGGTGCGGATGGCCGTGACAGTGCGCTCGACGGTGTCGCAGCCGATGTCCTTGGCGAAGTGGTTGAAGGTGCCGGCGGGGAAGACCGCCAGCGGTAACCCTGCTTCGACGGCCACCGCGGCCGCGCCCGCCACCGTGCCGTCGCCGCCACCGACACCGAGCACCTCGGCGCGTTGGGCGGCCGACCGCAACACAGCCTCGGGGTCGTCGTCCTCACCGAGTTCGACGATCTCGGCCTTGGGCAGTTTCGCGCGGACCTCGTCGATCACGCGGGCGCCGTTCCCGCTGCCCGAGGCGGGGTTGACCACCAGGACGACGCCTTCGCCCTCGGGACGCTCGGGGGTCTCGATGCTCAAGGGTTCGGTCATCGGCAACGTGGCCGGCACGACGGGTGGAACCAGCCGCCCGCCCAGCACTGCGATCGCGGCTCCGATGCCGAAGCCGGCGAACACGTCGCCGGGATAGTGCGCCCCGGTGGCCACCCGCGACAGGCCGACCAGGCCGGCCACTAGTGCCAGCCCGAGCCCCACCGGCGCACTCTCCAGGCCCACCCCCACGGCGAAGGCGGCCGCGCTGGCCGAATGTCCGGACGGAAACGAGTTCGACGTCGGCATCCTGCGCGCCCGCCGCACCAACGGCACGAGGCTGCCCGTGGGCCGCTGCCGTTTCCACACCCGCTTGGCGAACTGATTGGTCACCAGACTGGTCACGGCCAGCGTGACGACTCCCCGCCCGGCGCCGCGGCGCACCGAGGGCGATCCCGTCGCGGCCAGCGCCGCGGCGATGGCGAACCACAGCTTGGAATGGTCGGCAGCGCGGGTCAGGATCGGCATCGCCTTGTCCAGCAGCGCGGTCGGGGATTCGGCGACGGCCTCGAACACCTCGCGGTCGAG
This window contains:
- a CDS encoding bifunctional phosphatase PAP2/diacylglycerol kinase family protein, which gives rise to MTSRSLLEGQGIRQITGGLGTLDREVFEAVAESPTALLDKAMPILTRAADHSKLWFAIAAALAATGSPSVRRGAGRGVVTLAVTSLVTNQFAKRVWKRQRPTGSLVPLVRRARRMPTSNSFPSGHSASAAAFAVGVGLESAPVGLGLALVAGLVGLSRVATGAHYPGDVFAGFGIGAAIAVLGGRLVPPVVPATLPMTEPLSIETPERPEGEGVVLVVNPASGSGNGARVIDEVRAKLPKAEIVELGEDDDPEAVLRSAAQRAEVLGVGGGDGTVAGAAAVAVEAGLPLAVFPAGTFNHFAKDIGCDTVERTVTAIRTGSASYVDLVCLNEDQLVINTASIGAYPAFVRTREKLEHKIGKPMAGLYAMLHTLRREKPVRIRYDNKTLETSLFFLGNSVYLPSGFAPSRRTRMDDGLIDIRILETGRRFSRLRILTAIVLGRLERSPLYHEMQVPEFSFEAVDGPTSLARDGEVGDSYVHASFSARYRALPVFRPLP
- the stf0 gene encoding trehalose 2-sulfotransferase; protein product: MPAQPTAYLVLASQRSGSTLLVESLRATGVAGEPQEFFQYLPNTSMSPQPREWFADTDDESILRLLDPIIEGKPDLAPAEIWRDYIRTVGRTPNGIWGGKLMWNQTPLLLSRAKDLPDRSGPGLLSAIRDVVGSDPVLIHVYRPDVISQAVSFWRAVQTRVWRGRPDPVRDARVEYHAGAIAHVVQMLRDQEEGWRNWFVEEDVQYIDVPYPVLWRNLTDVVAQILLAIGEDPRLAPAPVLERQADQRSDEWVDRYRADAEREGLPT
- a CDS encoding phosphatase PAP2 family protein; translation: MSSRKAWLIASVVVAVLAYAAMWVGYTQNWAWLDSVDTQLLQTFHSIGATRPGWVAFWDVFCVVFGPNGFRVIALVLVILALVRRNVATAVFLVVSIGLMGVVTESAKFVAGRPRPAMALVYGGSTSFPSGHALGVMVGVLALLTVLWPSVTHRWRTVLAVLGGVLVVLVGSARVVLNVHYPSDVVAGWALGYLSYLLCVRLVPPRGITAAVERPAVPDSAH
- a CDS encoding IS3 family transposase, whose amino-acid sequence is MSRFELIAAECADHDISKLTELLGVSRSGFYAWAARQCRVELSAHQQWRRDLEVKILSHWKASRRTYGSPRITADLHAEGVTVSENTVAKVMAEMGVEGISPRTFKVKTTVVDPTASFPPDRVGRVFDQGRIDAVWTSDITYLTCGEGDAFLCAIRDEHSRRVLGWSLADHMRTELVEAAVDAAVFIRAGNVAGTILHADRGGQFTSHDMAQVCSEHGLLRSMGATGICWDNAGAESLWSTVKHEYYKRHAFTTYANLTAGLDNYIRFYNHERRHSSLGMISPIDFEIASQPRQQSS
- a CDS encoding sulfatase family protein, coding for MSQPQRDNLLIVHWHDLGRCLGAYGYPGVSSPRLDQLAAEGIIFTRSHATAPLCSPSRGSLFTGRYPHSNGLIGLAHHGFEYRAGVRTLPHILHDNGWYSALFGMQHETSFPVRLGYDEFNVSNSYCEYVVQRAQEWLTESAQIDPRTPFLLTAGFFETHRPYPRDRYEPADTTNVDVPDFLPDTPEVRGDLAEFYGSIAVADAAVGRLLDTLADTGLDNDTWVVFLTDHGPAFPRAKSTLYDAGTGIATIIRPPRHLGSSPLVYDELFSGVDLLPTLLELVGITPGDDIEGLSHARNLLARQDNPVEVRDHVYTEKTYHDSFDPIRAIRTKKYSYIENYAQRPLLDLPLDIEESPSGQAVEAFVNGPRPPRELYDLEADPAESTNLLIADSTGEAEKIAEDLAVRLDEWRHKTGDVIPSEFVGTRIAARYTETYFTINGYTLTSRSAIATERGFDDEVVSQQ
- a CDS encoding transposase — encoded protein: MIDGGRSVTEVARELNVHENLLRKWVVAERVRAGAALDARELPPDGDRSAVEHAELVRLRAELAEKDRDIAFLKKVSAYFAAQQHR
- a CDS encoding trans-aconitate 2-methyltransferase; the protein is MWNPQTYLAFADQRGRPFFDLLARVGAQSPRRVTDLGCGPGNLTEQLAQRWPDAVLQAVDSSPEMVAAARDRGIHAELGDIAAWTPPPGTDVVFSNAALQWIPGQAELMVRWAGLLDPGAWIAVQVPGNFDAPSHAAIRWMAEQEPWSQTLGDFRFRNANIVETPMRYAELLTGAGCAVDAWETTYLHELNGPDPVLNWITGTALTPVRDQLSDEQWQQFRADLIPLLDEAYPMRADGRTYFPFRRIFVVAQVRG